TCTGCCGCAGAAAAAGCCATCGCACTTATTAATAACAATGATACCGAATCCGACCTCGGTTTACGCATGCAAGTCGTCGGTGGTGGTTGCTCTGGTTTCCAATACAACCTTGAATTCGGCACAGCAAAAGACACCGACAAGGTGTTTGAATTTCACGGCTTGAAGGTCTTTATCGACCCCAGGAGCACGCTCTATCTCGCCGGGTCGGTGCTTGACTATAACGACGGTTTGATGGATTCAGGGTTCAAGATTACGAACCCGAACGCACAGAATACGTGCGGTTGCGGTGAGTCATTTAGCGTTTAATAGGACTTACGCAGAATGCTTTTTTGTAGCATAACCTGTTAGGTTGTGCATTCCAAAGGAAACCGTGTTCGTCCAAGCATTTCCATCTAACAGAATGCCTTACGGTCAAAATTGCGTAAGTCCTGGTTTAATAGCAGTCAACAATCAGCAGTTAGCGGTCAGGAAGAGAATCTGAAAGCCGACTGCTGATAGCCGTTTTACAATGTTTTGTATAATTCCGCATGCCGTTGGAGCACAGCATCCGAATCCGGCGGATTGATAACCTCAATAGAAACGTACCCGTCATATCCATCTTGTGCAAGGAGCGTCAACGAATCCCTTTCCGTGTCTGGCAGCGGTCCACTGTCCCCGAAATTGACGTGTGCGTGTCGCACCTTACCGCGTAGATGCACATAAGCGACACTTATAGGTTCTCCGTGGCGAACGTGATGCGCTGCGTGCCAATTCACAAAAGTATTTTTCGCTGCTGCTCGGTGTATAGTTTCCGCAACCCAACTCCCAATCAGGTTGCCGTGTGTTTCCAAACAGAGCGCAACTCCAG
The sequence above is drawn from the Candidatus Poribacteria bacterium genome and encodes:
- a CDS encoding iron-sulfur cluster assembly accessory protein, whose amino-acid sequence is MINVTESAAEKAIALINNNDTESDLGLRMQVVGGGCSGFQYNLEFGTAKDTDKVFEFHGLKVFIDPRSTLYLAGSVLDYNDGLMDSGFKITNPNAQNTCGCGESFSV